A region from the Veillonellaceae bacterium genome encodes:
- the glmU gene encoding bifunctional UDP-N-acetylglucosamine diphosphorylase/glucosamine-1-phosphate N-acetyltransferase GlmU, translating to MSDLLAVILAAGKGTRMKSALPKVLHQVGGKAMVEHVLDAANSAGSSRNIVIIGFGAEKVQEKLGERAEFVVQAEQLGTGHAVQQTAELLAEYNGTVMVLCGDTPLLEGKMLAKLYAEHKAKAAAATVLTAIMPDPAGYGRVIRDQSGQVVKIVEQKDASPAELAVNEVNTGIYCFERAALFDALAGINCANNQGEYYLTDVIGILAGQKATVWAVAAAEYEQTLGINSRVQLAQAERIIRNRKLQQLMENGVTIMDPASTFVDNDVIIGSDTVIYPFTWLEGNTTIGSNCEIGPNTRLQNTKVGDNVVLNITYAHDCQVSDNATVGPYVHLRPNTVLSQGVKVGNFVEVKNSTVGKNSKIPHLSYIGDTDMGERVNIGSGTITVNYDGKHKHRTVIEDETFIGCNTNLVAPVRVGSGAYVAAGSTITKDVPADALGVARARQNNIDGWAKKRKA from the coding sequence ATGTCAGATTTGCTGGCAGTAATTCTGGCGGCGGGTAAGGGTACTCGCATGAAGTCAGCTTTACCCAAAGTGCTCCACCAAGTTGGCGGTAAAGCTATGGTTGAGCATGTGCTGGATGCAGCAAATAGCGCTGGTTCATCCAGGAATATAGTTATTATTGGCTTCGGCGCTGAAAAAGTTCAGGAGAAATTGGGCGAACGGGCTGAATTTGTCGTTCAGGCTGAACAGCTTGGCACTGGCCACGCAGTGCAGCAGACAGCTGAGCTCCTTGCTGAATACAACGGAACAGTTATGGTGCTGTGCGGTGATACACCATTGTTAGAAGGCAAGATGCTGGCCAAGCTATATGCCGAGCATAAAGCCAAGGCCGCAGCAGCTACTGTATTGACGGCCATAATGCCTGATCCTGCTGGGTATGGCCGGGTTATCCGCGATCAAAGCGGACAGGTTGTCAAGATTGTTGAGCAAAAAGACGCATCACCGGCTGAACTTGCTGTAAATGAAGTAAATACCGGCATCTATTGTTTCGAGCGGGCAGCGTTGTTTGATGCTCTCGCCGGAATAAACTGTGCAAACAATCAGGGCGAGTATTATCTGACCGATGTTATCGGCATTCTGGCAGGTCAGAAGGCAACAGTGTGGGCGGTCGCTGCCGCAGAGTATGAACAAACGCTGGGAATAAACTCACGGGTGCAGCTTGCGCAGGCTGAAAGAATTATCCGGAACAGGAAACTTCAGCAGCTCATGGAGAATGGTGTTACAATTATGGACCCTGCTTCTACGTTTGTTGATAACGACGTAATAATTGGTAGCGATACCGTTATTTACCCGTTCACATGGCTTGAAGGCAATACGACAATTGGTAGCAATTGTGAAATCGGACCTAACACCCGTTTGCAGAATACCAAAGTTGGCGATAATGTTGTCCTTAATATTACATATGCTCACGATTGCCAAGTCAGTGATAATGCAACCGTCGGCCCCTATGTTCATTTACGTCCCAATACGGTGCTGTCTCAGGGGGTAAAGGTCGGCAACTTTGTCGAAGTCAAGAATTCCACTGTGGGTAAAAACAGCAAAATTCCGCATCTCAGCTATATTGGTGATACCGATATGGGCGAGCGTGTAAATATTGGTTCGGGGACAATAACAGTTAATTACGACGGCAAACATAAGCATCGGACTGTTATTGAAGATGAGACATTTATCGGCTGTAATACTAACTTAGTTGCGCCGGTAAGAGTAGGCAGCGGCGCCTATGTGGCTGCCGGTTCGACGATTACTAAGGATGTGCCGGCCGATGCGCTGGGGGTTGCCCGGGCCCGGCAGAACAACATTGATGGCTGGGCGAAAAAACGCAAAGCGTAA
- a CDS encoding GNAT family N-acetyltransferase encodes MVQIVIENANEQDVPAIAALFTESFKESVLHHCGRLPKPLAMQDVFSLVYQAEPAAAFVARSGSEVIGYCFAPVNLSALWMRAITGGHIIKWAWRWLTGRYGFGLHPVKIIILNKIAFLCSSVKPGKAANARILSIAVAESYRGQGVASRLMKAALEYFKANNASLVRLEVRPDNAPAVKVYKNLGFVEGGTTRDSQGDWLIMFKEME; translated from the coding sequence ATGGTTCAAATAGTGATTGAAAACGCAAATGAGCAGGATGTGCCGGCAATTGCCGCCCTGTTTACTGAGAGTTTTAAGGAAAGCGTCCTTCATCATTGCGGACGTTTGCCCAAACCGTTGGCTATGCAGGACGTCTTTTCGCTTGTTTACCAAGCTGAGCCTGCTGCGGCATTTGTAGCTCGCTCGGGCAGCGAGGTAATCGGCTATTGTTTTGCGCCGGTTAATTTGTCTGCTCTATGGATGCGTGCCATAACCGGCGGTCATATTATAAAATGGGCGTGGCGCTGGCTGACTGGCCGCTATGGCTTCGGCCTGCACCCGGTAAAGATAATTATCCTGAATAAAATTGCCTTCTTGTGTTCGTCGGTTAAACCTGGTAAAGCAGCTAATGCCCGCATTCTTTCAATTGCTGTGGCTGAATCCTACCGCGGGCAGGGGGTTGCTTCAAGGCTGATGAAGGCTGCGCTTGAATATTTTAAGGCTAATAATGCATCCTTGGTGCGTTTGGAGGTAAGACCCGATAATGCTCCCGCGGTCAAGGTTTATAAAAACTTGGGCTTTGTCGAAGGGGGAACTACGCGCGATTCGCAAGGTGATTGGTTGATAATGTTCAAAGAAATGGAGTAA
- the rpmE gene encoding 50S ribosomal protein L31: MKEKIHPNFNEAKVICGCGNTFTTGSIKKELRVDVCSKCHPFFTGQQRNITAGGRIEKFNKRYGQ, encoded by the coding sequence ATGAAAGAAAAAATTCATCCTAATTTCAATGAAGCGAAAGTAATCTGCGGTTGTGGCAACACTTTTACAACCGGTTCAATTAAAAAAGAACTGCGTGTTGACGTCTGCTCAAAATGCCATCCGTTCTTCACCGGGCAGCAGCGTAATATCACTGCCGGCGGACGTATTGAGAAATTCAATAAGCGTTACGGCCAATAA
- a CDS encoding polysaccharide deacetylase family protein, translating to MFDLNMRLISMLGLLTVIVLAGLIFDYFHRLRRPVRLGMWVAILGIIAGIGLTLSAVLPDNHVYGTVFLEGQPDRKVVALTFDDGPYPPYTEQILDILKEYQVPATFFVVGRNVEKHPELVLRIKQEGHQIGNHTYNHIDLLKADRNIMEREIDRTNKVITDITGHAPQIVRPPHGFRDPVVMEVMADRKLKVVEWSVMSRDWTNPGVEAIVNRTVSKVQNGSVILLHDGDGIASKASRAQTVEATRLIIRELTAQGYKFVTVDEILTNLEDT from the coding sequence ATGTTTGACTTAAATATGAGGCTTATTAGCATGCTCGGTCTGCTTACCGTAATCGTATTGGCTGGACTGATTTTTGATTATTTTCATAGACTGCGCCGACCGGTGAGGTTGGGGATGTGGGTAGCCATTCTGGGCATTATTGCCGGTATCGGCCTGACCCTAAGCGCCGTACTGCCGGACAACCATGTTTACGGCACTGTTTTTTTAGAAGGGCAGCCCGACCGCAAAGTAGTGGCACTTACCTTCGATGACGGTCCTTATCCGCCGTACACCGAGCAGATTTTGGATATATTAAAGGAATATCAAGTACCGGCCACCTTTTTTGTTGTTGGACGGAATGTTGAAAAACATCCTGAGTTAGTGCTTCGCATTAAGCAGGAAGGCCACCAAATCGGTAATCATACTTACAACCATATTGATTTATTAAAGGCTGACCGCAATATAATGGAGCGCGAGATTGACCGCACCAACAAGGTAATTACCGACATAACCGGCCATGCGCCGCAGATTGTCCGACCGCCGCACGGGTTCCGTGATCCAGTAGTGATGGAAGTTATGGCTGACCGCAAACTTAAAGTAGTTGAGTGGTCCGTTATGAGCAGAGACTGGACTAATCCCGGTGTTGAGGCCATTGTCAATAGAACGGTTAGTAAAGTGCAGAATGGCTCAGTAATTTTACTGCACGATGGTGACGGGATTGCGTCTAAGGCTTCGCGGGCCCAGACAGTAGAGGCAACCCGACTTATTATCCGCGAATTAACAGCTCAGGGATATAAATTTGTTACTGTTGATGAAATTTTAACCAATCTGGAGGATACTTAA
- a CDS encoding aminoacyl-tRNA hydrolase: protein MKIVVGLGNPGAEYSETRHNAGFMVVDELARRWELDNWRSKHQALVSEYRGKEQVLLVKPQTYMNLSGNAVGEIARWYKVAAEDVIVAYDDLDLPAGKLRLRVKGGSGGHRGIESLLTHWGQDSFIRVRVGIGRPPVGWEVVNYVLGRFSADETPLVQEAVKKAADAIESMINDGINKAMNKYNK from the coding sequence GTGAAAATAGTAGTTGGGTTAGGAAACCCTGGTGCCGAATACAGTGAGACACGGCATAATGCTGGTTTTATGGTAGTGGACGAGCTGGCCCGGCGGTGGGAACTTGATAACTGGCGCAGCAAGCACCAGGCATTAGTTTCGGAATATCGGGGCAAAGAGCAAGTGCTGCTGGTCAAGCCTCAGACCTATATGAATTTAAGCGGCAACGCCGTTGGTGAAATAGCCCGCTGGTACAAGGTTGCGGCAGAGGACGTAATTGTTGCCTACGATGACCTTGATTTGCCGGCAGGTAAACTTCGTCTCCGGGTAAAAGGCGGTTCGGGTGGGCATCGTGGCATTGAATCGCTGTTAACACATTGGGGACAGGATAGCTTTATCAGGGTCAGAGTTGGTATCGGCCGGCCGCCTGTCGGGTGGGAAGTCGTAAATTATGTACTTGGCCGATTCTCAGCTGATGAAACTCCGCTTGTGCAAGAGGCTGTCAAAAAAGCAGCTGATGCTATTGAGAGCATGATTAATGACGGCATTAATAAGGCCATGAATAAGTATAATAAGTGA
- a CDS encoding threonine ammonia-lyase, which produces MTNTITLTDIQEAHSAMQGVVHRTPLDRSVTFSEMTGAQVFLKLENLQKTGSFKIRGAYNKIRLLTAAEKAKGVIAASAGNHAQGVAFAAARANTKATIVMPEVAPLAKIMATRGYGAEVVLSGTVYDDAYAKALEIQKASGQTFMHAFNDWGVIAGQGTVGLEILEDLPDVSAIVVPIGGGGLIAGIAAAVKEKAPHVKVYGVQAQGAPAMYISKKEHTIRTTPDAVTMADGIAVKVPGDLTFSIIDKYVDDIVVVDDELIASTILMLLERAKMMVEGAGAVSLAAVLNNKLPLKNKVASVISGGNIDVNFIARIIERGLVKAGRRIKISALIMDRPGVLQHLLTVVAKQRANVINVYHDRVERNVPIGQAVVEISLETRDALHTEQILSSLRQEGFNAEVI; this is translated from the coding sequence ATGACTAATACTATCACTTTAACTGATATACAAGAAGCTCATTCGGCCATGCAAGGCGTTGTTCATCGCACGCCGCTTGATCGCAGTGTTACCTTTAGCGAGATGACGGGTGCGCAGGTTTTTTTAAAGCTGGAAAACCTGCAAAAAACAGGATCGTTCAAAATTCGCGGCGCCTACAATAAAATCCGGCTGTTAACTGCAGCTGAGAAAGCCAAAGGTGTTATCGCAGCCTCGGCCGGTAATCATGCCCAAGGGGTAGCATTTGCCGCAGCTCGGGCTAACACTAAAGCGACCATTGTAATGCCCGAAGTTGCTCCGCTGGCCAAAATTATGGCTACTCGGGGTTATGGCGCTGAAGTTGTTTTAAGTGGTACGGTATATGATGATGCCTATGCAAAGGCCTTGGAAATTCAAAAAGCCAGTGGGCAAACCTTTATGCACGCTTTTAATGACTGGGGCGTTATCGCCGGTCAGGGTACGGTAGGACTTGAAATACTGGAAGACCTGCCGGATGTTTCAGCAATTGTCGTTCCAATTGGTGGGGGCGGGCTGATTGCGGGGATTGCCGCGGCCGTAAAGGAAAAAGCACCGCATGTTAAAGTTTACGGCGTTCAGGCCCAAGGCGCCCCGGCAATGTATATTTCGAAAAAAGAGCATACCATCCGTACTACGCCGGATGCTGTTACTATGGCTGACGGCATTGCGGTAAAAGTGCCGGGCGATTTGACCTTTTCAATAATTGATAAATATGTCGATGACATCGTTGTCGTTGATGACGAATTAATCGCCAGCACTATTCTAATGCTGCTTGAACGGGCTAAGATGATGGTTGAAGGGGCGGGCGCAGTAAGCTTAGCCGCTGTCTTAAATAATAAGCTTCCGCTTAAGAACAAGGTTGCCAGTGTTATTTCGGGGGGGAATATCGACGTAAATTTCATTGCGCGGATTATCGAACGCGGTCTTGTCAAGGCCGGACGGCGGATTAAAATCTCAGCGCTTATTATGGACCGGCCGGGCGTGCTTCAGCATTTGTTAACAGTGGTTGCCAAGCAGCGCGCTAATGTTATTAATGTTTACCATGACCGGGTCGAACGCAATGTACCAATTGGCCAGGCGGTAGTCGAAATAAGCTTAGAAACGCGCGACGCGCTGCATACTGAACAGATACTTTCAAGTTTACGCCAAGAAGGTTTTAATGCGGAAGTTATATAA
- a CDS encoding radical SAM protein, with product MLTALYADSRGEIFDAPGYEAVGRVANEHALLEPEDMIPLPEGADLMFLPGRPALAARKGKIEAISSGLMAVAAILPAGYTRTQLPAFQKSPDAPTLPLYGYTAVALYNDEIYVAAVKTDDNAKWHPLKYNTPGMKKKVSKIKRELEGNRIVKQLAHCSLKWHCCTAQNLFYRRWEAGIPTSPACNANCFGCISLQPSECCPSPQSRIDFRPTPEEIAAVGVFHLSAAPEPIVSFGQGCEGEPALAADNIAAGIKLMRAQTQSGVININTNAGYTEGIKKIVDAGLDSMRVSIISAIPETYQAYYRGNYSLDNVKASIKYAKDKGIYISLNMLFFPGLNDRPEEAAAWGNFIEETKIDMIQLRNLNVDPDAFLAIMPEGSTKPIGVRKFLAELGEKFPGVRVGSFSRYIDKKA from the coding sequence TTGTTGACAGCATTATATGCCGACAGCCGGGGTGAAATTTTTGATGCCCCGGGTTATGAAGCAGTTGGACGGGTTGCTAATGAGCATGCTCTTTTAGAGCCTGAGGATATGATACCGCTCCCCGAGGGTGCTGACCTTATGTTTTTGCCGGGACGACCAGCGCTTGCCGCGCGCAAGGGTAAGATTGAGGCTATTTCATCAGGACTAATGGCCGTCGCGGCCATACTGCCGGCAGGCTATACCAGAACACAACTGCCAGCTTTTCAGAAAAGTCCTGATGCGCCGACGCTGCCGCTCTACGGTTATACAGCAGTTGCCCTTTATAACGACGAAATATACGTAGCGGCCGTTAAGACTGATGATAATGCCAAATGGCATCCACTAAAATACAATACGCCTGGCATGAAGAAAAAGGTGAGCAAGATTAAACGCGAGCTTGAAGGTAACCGGATCGTCAAGCAGTTGGCGCATTGCTCGCTTAAATGGCACTGCTGCACCGCGCAAAACTTGTTTTATCGGCGCTGGGAAGCCGGGATTCCAACCTCGCCGGCCTGTAATGCCAATTGTTTTGGCTGTATCTCGCTACAACCTTCGGAGTGCTGTCCGTCGCCTCAAAGCCGAATTGACTTCAGACCTACCCCGGAAGAAATAGCTGCAGTCGGCGTTTTTCATCTGTCAGCGGCGCCTGAGCCCATTGTGAGTTTTGGGCAGGGTTGTGAAGGTGAACCGGCATTGGCGGCCGATAATATTGCTGCCGGGATAAAATTAATGCGGGCGCAAACACAATCTGGAGTTATTAATATAAATACTAATGCTGGCTATACTGAAGGTATTAAGAAAATTGTGGACGCTGGTCTCGACAGTATGCGAGTCAGCATCATCAGCGCTATTCCTGAGACATACCAAGCTTACTATCGCGGCAATTATAGTTTGGATAATGTCAAAGCTTCGATTAAATACGCCAAGGACAAAGGAATTTATATTTCGCTCAATATGCTGTTTTTCCCAGGTCTGAACGATCGTCCGGAAGAGGCTGCGGCTTGGGGAAATTTTATTGAGGAAACCAAGATAGACATGATTCAACTGCGCAACCTCAATGTCGACCCGGATGCCTTTCTGGCAATAATGCCTGAGGGCAGTACGAAGCCGATTGGAGTCCGCAAATTCTTAGCTGAGCTTGGGGAAAAATTCCCAGGCGTCAGAGTGGGAAGTTTTAGCCGATATATTGATAAGAAGGCTTAA
- the prfA gene encoding peptide chain release factor 1 — protein sequence MLDKLQSFEDRYNELESLISDPDVIANMTEWQKHTKAHAKLTPIVTKIREYKEVQQGIKDALEMLGEKLDDDFREMVSSELHELKKKNEELEQELKILLMPKDPNDEKSVIVEIRGGAGGDEAALFAGDLFRMYTRYAEDKGWRTEILDANPSDLGGFKEVIFTVDGDGAYSKLKYESGVHRVQRVPTTESSGRIHTSTVTVAVLPEAEEVDIDVNQNDLKVDTYCASGAGGQHVNRTESAVRITHLPTGVVVTCQDEKSQLKNRDKAMRVLRAKLLELEQEKQRSEVAETRKNQVGSGDRSERIRTYNFPQGRVTDHRIGLTLHKLDFVLNGDIDELVNALITASQSDQMKQVD from the coding sequence ATGCTGGATAAACTTCAATCCTTTGAAGATAGATATAATGAGCTTGAGTCGCTCATCAGCGACCCTGATGTTATTGCCAATATGACTGAGTGGCAAAAGCATACCAAGGCTCATGCCAAACTAACGCCCATTGTTACCAAGATTCGCGAATACAAAGAGGTGCAGCAGGGAATTAAGGATGCCCTCGAGATGTTAGGCGAAAAACTTGATGATGATTTTCGCGAAATGGTATCTTCGGAATTACACGAGTTAAAGAAAAAAAACGAGGAACTTGAGCAGGAGCTAAAAATTTTGCTTATGCCCAAAGATCCCAATGACGAAAAAAGCGTAATTGTTGAAATCCGGGGCGGCGCAGGCGGCGACGAAGCCGCTTTGTTTGCCGGCGACCTGTTCCGGATGTATACCCGTTATGCCGAGGATAAGGGCTGGCGGACGGAAATCCTTGATGCCAACCCATCGGATTTAGGTGGATTTAAAGAAGTTATCTTTACCGTTGACGGGGACGGCGCGTACAGCAAGCTCAAGTATGAAAGCGGTGTGCACCGTGTGCAGCGGGTTCCGACAACCGAGTCCAGCGGCCGGATTCACACCTCAACGGTTACGGTGGCTGTACTGCCTGAGGCTGAAGAAGTCGATATCGACGTAAATCAAAATGATCTCAAAGTAGACACTTATTGTGCCAGCGGCGCAGGCGGTCAGCACGTTAATAGAACTGAATCGGCTGTTCGGATAACTCACTTGCCGACAGGCGTGGTTGTGACTTGTCAGGACGAAAAATCACAGCTGAAAAATCGCGATAAAGCTATGCGCGTGCTAAGAGCCAAGTTGCTTGAACTTGAGCAGGAGAAGCAGCGCAGCGAAGTTGCTGAAACAAGGAAAAACCAAGTCGGTAGCGGTGACCGCAGCGAGCGCATCCGCACTTACAACTTCCCGCAGGGAAGGGTTACCGACCACCGAATTGGCTTAACATTGCATAAATTGGACTTTGTCCTGAACGGGGATATTGATGAGTTAGTCAATGCCCTGATTACCGCCAGTCAAAGTGATCAAATGAAACAGGTTGATTGA
- a CDS encoding NTP transferase domain-containing protein, translated as MYDAIILAGGENSKHLSQFSPQPYEAMIEIAGKPMVSFVAKALAASQHVEKIFVVGPVKELSRCDFPSNTIMIESGQTIIETIKLGMNALGHQRKVLVATADIPLLTAEAINDFLVQCNKVEADLYYPIVRREVNNKCYPGNKRTYVRLKEGTYTGGNIFLVNPAIVPQCVTVAERIIDNRKNPFKLACILGWKFVIQFVIGTLSLPKVEQRVSELLGIRGAVVHSQYPELGIDVDKPSDLELVKSTFSAQC; from the coding sequence ATGTATGACGCCATAATACTGGCAGGCGGTGAAAATAGCAAACATTTAAGCCAATTTTCCCCTCAGCCGTATGAGGCTATGATTGAAATAGCGGGCAAACCGATGGTATCATTTGTAGCCAAAGCTTTAGCTGCCAGCCAGCATGTGGAAAAAATCTTTGTAGTAGGCCCAGTTAAAGAGCTATCGCGCTGTGACTTTCCCAGCAACACTATAATGATTGAGAGCGGCCAAACTATAATTGAGACCATTAAGTTGGGCATGAATGCCTTAGGGCATCAACGCAAGGTGCTTGTTGCCACCGCCGACATTCCCCTTTTAACAGCCGAAGCAATAAACGACTTCCTAGTGCAATGCAACAAAGTTGAAGCTGATTTATACTACCCGATTGTCAGACGGGAAGTTAATAATAAATGCTATCCCGGTAATAAGCGCACTTATGTAAGACTAAAGGAAGGCACTTATACCGGTGGCAATATATTTTTGGTAAATCCGGCAATTGTCCCGCAATGTGTGACGGTAGCGGAACGGATAATCGATAACCGCAAAAACCCGTTCAAGCTGGCCTGTATCCTGGGCTGGAAGTTTGTTATCCAGTTTGTTATAGGAACTTTGAGTCTCCCAAAAGTCGAACAGCGGGTATCAGAGCTACTTGGCATAAGGGGCGCTGTTGTTCATTCGCAGTACCCTGAGTTAGGTATTGATGTAGATAAGCCAAGTGACTTAGAACTCGTCAAGTCGACATTTTCGGCGCAGTGCTGA
- a CDS encoding ribose-phosphate pyrophosphokinase, producing the protein MILEDSKKLRIFTGNSNPALAHEIAEYLGVKVGNAFVGHFNNGETQVIIDESVRGKEVFIIQSTSQPVNDSVMELLVMVDAVKRASANHITAVIPYYAYARQDRKTRGREPISAKLMANLLTTAGVTRVVTMDLHAGQIQGFFDIPVDHLPGVPILADYIASKKLDDLIVVSPDLGGVTRARQLADRLQAPIAIIEKRRPMPGVAEVMNLIGSVEGKTAVIIDDIVDTAGSLTEGARALERLGAKEVYACCTHPVLSNPAVERINNSNIKELIVTNTIPLPPEKQSPKIKVLSVAPLLGEAIVRIFGELSISKLFDQ; encoded by the coding sequence ATGATTTTAGAAGACAGTAAGAAGTTGCGTATCTTTACCGGTAACTCTAATCCTGCACTTGCTCATGAGATTGCCGAGTATTTAGGAGTAAAGGTAGGCAACGCTTTTGTCGGACACTTTAATAATGGTGAAACACAGGTCATCATTGATGAAAGTGTTCGCGGTAAGGAAGTTTTTATTATTCAATCAACATCACAGCCTGTTAACGACAGTGTTATGGAGCTGCTCGTTATGGTTGATGCCGTGAAGCGGGCATCGGCCAACCATATCACGGCTGTAATTCCGTATTACGCTTACGCCCGGCAAGACCGCAAAACCCGCGGCCGTGAGCCGATTTCAGCAAAGCTGATGGCCAACCTATTAACTACTGCCGGTGTTACCCGTGTGGTAACGATGGACTTGCATGCCGGACAAATTCAAGGTTTCTTTGATATTCCAGTAGATCATTTGCCTGGCGTACCTATTCTGGCTGATTATATAGCATCGAAAAAGCTGGATGATTTGATTGTAGTTTCGCCTGATTTAGGCGGCGTTACCAGAGCGCGGCAATTGGCCGACCGCCTGCAAGCGCCAATCGCTATTATCGAAAAACGGCGGCCGATGCCCGGCGTTGCCGAAGTAATGAACCTAATCGGCAGCGTTGAAGGCAAAACTGCCGTGATTATAGACGATATTGTTGACACAGCCGGCTCTCTTACCGAAGGAGCGCGGGCTCTCGAACGCCTTGGGGCCAAAGAAGTGTATGCTTGCTGTACGCATCCCGTACTTAGCAACCCGGCGGTCGAACGCATTAACAACTCAAACATTAAAGAGCTAATTGTTACTAACACAATTCCGCTGCCGCCGGAAAAGCAAAGCCCGAAAATCAAGGTGTTATCAGTTGCACCATTATTAGGTGAAGCCATTGTTCGAATTTTCGGCGAGCTGTCGATCAGCAAATTGTTCGACCAATAG
- the purR gene encoding pur operon repressor — protein sequence MNKVRRIERIAALTKLLVDAPGRLFPLSHFSEIFGTAKSTLSEDLVTVKHAMQQFGLGTLETVAGAAGGVRFVPALSQQAMNGILADLALRLAEPERIIPGGFLYMTDLLFTPNLMVPVGEIFMTKFAHLSPDYIMTVETKGIPLAMMTARAFGLPLVIARQGSKVTEGPSVSINYVSGSTKRIQTMSLPKRALPTGAKALIIDDFMKAGGTAQGMVDLANEVGAEVTGIGVLVATAEPAEKLVKDYLPLLILYDVNQHTKKTDIRPAL from the coding sequence ATGAATAAAGTACGGAGAATTGAGCGGATAGCGGCTTTGACTAAGTTGCTTGTCGATGCGCCGGGGCGATTATTTCCGTTAAGCCATTTTAGTGAAATATTTGGGACCGCTAAATCGACTTTAAGTGAGGACTTGGTAACCGTTAAGCATGCGATGCAGCAGTTCGGTCTTGGAACACTTGAAACCGTCGCCGGAGCAGCAGGCGGAGTGCGGTTTGTCCCGGCTTTAAGTCAGCAGGCTATGAACGGTATATTGGCTGATTTGGCATTGCGGTTGGCGGAGCCTGAACGGATTATTCCCGGCGGTTTTTTATATATGACTGATTTATTATTTACACCGAATTTAATGGTGCCAGTCGGCGAGATATTCATGACAAAATTTGCGCATCTCTCGCCTGATTACATAATGACTGTTGAGACCAAAGGAATTCCCTTGGCCATGATGACGGCACGAGCATTTGGCCTGCCGTTGGTTATTGCTCGGCAAGGCAGCAAAGTGACTGAGGGCCCTTCAGTAAGTATTAACTATGTATCAGGTTCAACTAAGCGTATTCAGACAATGTCCTTGCCCAAGCGAGCGCTGCCGACTGGAGCTAAGGCGTTAATCATTGATGATTTTATGAAAGCGGGGGGCACAGCTCAAGGGATGGTTGATTTGGCTAATGAAGTAGGCGCCGAAGTTACGGGTATCGGTGTACTTGTAGCTACCGCTGAGCCTGCTGAAAAATTAGTCAAAGACTATCTGCCGCTGCTTATTTTATATGATGTAAATCAGCATACTAAGAAAACAGATATTAGACCAGCCTTATAA
- a CDS encoding DUF1385 domain-containing protein has protein sequence MHLILIGVKDLPLNAGRRSTVPKPSIGGQAVIEGVMMRGPSQIATAVREPSGQITIKTEPLKSITDRYPILKKPMLRGVVALVESLVYGLKALSFSAQAAGEEDEQLSTKEIVVTMLFSLGLAIVLFVIIPTGAAKYIHSAITDPVMLNLFEGVLRLVIFLAYVAGISMMKDIQRVFEYHGAEHKTIHAYEAGVPLDVEHVRQFSTLHPRCGTNFLLIVMIVSIVVFAFLGWPDLWLRIASRIVLMPLVAGIAYEIIRFAGRSQNKWVMYAILPGLWLQKLTTREPSDDQIEVAISSLEAVRPIEE, from the coding sequence ATGCATCTTATTTTAATAGGCGTTAAGGACTTGCCTTTAAACGCCGGAAGGAGGAGTACCGTGCCGAAACCATCTATCGGAGGTCAAGCGGTAATCGAAGGCGTCATGATGCGCGGCCCAAGCCAAATCGCGACAGCAGTCCGTGAGCCGTCCGGCCAGATAACCATAAAGACTGAACCGCTCAAGTCAATAACCGACCGGTATCCTATCCTTAAGAAACCCATGCTGCGCGGTGTAGTAGCCCTGGTCGAATCCTTGGTCTACGGGCTCAAAGCACTGTCATTCTCAGCTCAGGCAGCCGGCGAAGAAGATGAACAGTTATCAACAAAAGAAATCGTTGTGACCATGCTGTTTTCCCTTGGCTTGGCCATTGTTCTGTTTGTGATAATTCCAACCGGCGCCGCAAAATATATTCATAGTGCGATTACCGATCCTGTTATGCTGAATTTATTTGAAGGTGTTTTACGATTGGTGATTTTTCTGGCCTATGTTGCCGGGATATCCATGATGAAAGATATCCAGCGGGTATTTGAATACCATGGCGCTGAGCATAAGACAATTCATGCCTATGAGGCAGGAGTACCGCTCGATGTCGAACATGTCCGGCAGTTTAGCACGCTGCATCCACGATGCGGTACCAACTTTCTTCTGATTGTTATGATTGTCAGCATTGTAGTATTTGCTTTTCTCGGCTGGCCTGATCTGTGGCTGAGAATTGCTTCTCGAATTGTGCTCATGCCGCTTGTTGCCGGTATTGCTTACGAAATTATTCGGTTTGCCGGACGCAGCCAGAATAAATGGGTAATGTACGCCATTCTGCCCGGTCTGTGGCTGCAAAAACTGACAACCCGTGAACCAAGTGACGACCAAATCGAAGTGGCCATCTCATCATTAGAAGCCGTTCGTCCCATAGAAGAATAA